Proteins from one Streptomyces sp. NBC_00390 genomic window:
- a CDS encoding DUF6243 family protein, with translation MAKSRNNLLGVGGQRRKLSRADQQGNGPARNNDRKAAAGQKQDLLRKMRERAQGKADDEQTPQPEA, from the coding sequence GTGGCCAAGAGCCGTAACAACCTCCTCGGCGTCGGCGGGCAGCGCCGGAAGCTGTCCCGCGCCGACCAGCAGGGCAACGGCCCCGCCCGTAACAACGACCGCAAGGCGGCCGCCGGCCAGAAGCAGGACCTGCTCCGCAAGATGCGCGAGCGGGCCCAGGGCAAGGCGGACGACGAGCAGACGCCTCAGCCCGAGGCCTGA